In the genome of Harmonia axyridis chromosome 4, icHarAxyr1.1, whole genome shotgun sequence, the window GAACTGAACCATATCAGGAGCTTCAACAGAATCCAGGTTGATGACCGTAAAGGAAATATTTGTCTTTATCAGTGAGGCAATACCCCCAGCTCGAGAGACTCTATCCTGCTTATAAATATGAAATCCTGGAactttgaaattccaaaattcATTAAGCCAGGTTTCCGACAATAAAACAACACTTGGTGAGTACTCCTCAATTAGTGATTTTAGATTGTCAATATTTGATAGAACCGACCTGATATTCCACTGTATGATGTCCAGCACAAGAGTGTGTACTTTGAAAATTACATCAACTCAAAATAATGTAAGAGGAGAAAAATTATAGAAGATTATGGTAGTGTACACTGGGAAGTTGAAGGAGTGGAAGGGATGTTATTAGTTTCAGGGGACTGGGGTAtaatgtttttcaataattcaacaatattgTTCAATAACTCTGAACTTTTATTATCCATAAGACGCTTTGAAATTAAACTTAAGATCTCATTATCTGAGATAGAAGGATTTGAATCCAATGGGGTTTTATTTGATAAAAAGTCATAGGAAGATTGGGTAGATTGTTTGTTGCCTACGATGGGCGATAAAGGAAGGGAGATGTTTAAAAGTTGGGAATCATGGAGGTCATGATCATAACCTGGGGACTGTGAGTTTTTCCTTCTTTTCTTTCCTAAGACTGCTGAATAGGAAGGAGCTGAAGTTGATCGAGAGTTAAGTAGAGTTCTTCTATTGTGCACAGAGACAATTGTTGAATCCTCTATTGTATTGGTAGCCCTAGAGGGGAGCTGAGGAAACAATTGTGAGCGTAGTTGTTGGGAAGGGAAATAATTGTCCTGAGTCGACAGGTTTACATTATAAGTTTTGGGGATGAGTTTAACAGCCTCAAAGTAGGATATATTTTCTACAGCTattaaattattgattttcttctgACGTAGGAACTCAGGACAATTACGATCCGTTGATGCATGTTTTCCAGAACAGAAAACACATTTTGGGTTGTTAGGATTAGGGCACTCACCTTCATTGTGATTACTCGCACAATTTCTACAGCGTTTGGAGTCAACAGGATTACTGCAGTTAACCTTGGTATGGCCATACCTCAAGCAGTTGTAACACTGAATGACAGGACCCACATATAGGGTCACATGTCTCATACAGCCCCACAAGACAATTCTATCTGGGAGGTTTTTTCCCTGAAATGTTAGTATCCAAGTATTCGATGGGACGTAAGAAACTACACCTTCTGTAGTTATTCTTCTATTCAGTTGTCGAGCATCTAATATTTTAACTTTACTTTCTGCATGGTTGATTATATCCTCTTTTGTTATTTCCGACCCAACATATTTTATGACCCCTTTACTTGAGACCATTCTAGCTGGAATAAATACATCAATATCGGGATAATTCACAAATGGATTTtcttttaaaaaattgttaGCTTTATCAGGAAAATCAAATTCTAATGAAATTCTATTTTTGCCTCTTTTAGAGATATTTTTGATTCCTTTGTAGTTCAAAGTGTTTAGCTTTTTAGCCAAGTTCATGGGGTGGATGTTCCCAATATTTCTTGTAGATTTCGATTCTATTATTACCATAAAAGGGCCCAGATCTGTGTGGTTATATTTGAATTGTAGCTTAGTTTTATTTGGTTTTGAGCGATTAGCTTTTTGTGTCATAATTTGAGAAATTGATTGCGACAAGAAATTTGCTTCCTcaattatttctgaatcatcgtGGAAGGAGTCTACAAGCTTATTTACCTCTCTTGATAGGAGAGACAATTCAGCAACAGAGAAATTTTCACCATCTGATTCTTCACCAATTGAATATaagttatttaatattttttgagaGGTTGGGGTTAGTAAACCTATGGTTCTAGGGGACATAGGCGATCTCGGGGGGAACATAGGCGATACAGGGGGGTCCTCAGACCCCCCTGAATTCCAATCCATCAAAAAACAAAAGTTCTATCGGCTTCAAAGATAACACCTCTGTTAATGATGTTAATAATCCCAGTAATTGCGTACCTCACTTAAATTTTGTATCAGAAAGATTAAGTAAGATATGAAAATTAATGTCAACAAGGATTTCCACCAGTATTAATTACTAATATTTAATTTCTCCAATAAAACTCAAGACTACGACAATATCTATAAATTATTTATGGTGGCGTATTTTCATAGAATTCATACTTCAAGAGCGATGGTATTGGAAAAgactatttttttaattgattcatTTGTATAATAATTGAGATGTTACAAACTTTCACCTCAATTAAATTCTACATTTCAATACAAttgtatttgaaatttcaaaggagCATCTATTAACTGTAAATCCATTCATTTCAAATGGTGTTTGATGTGTTGCTGAATTTCAAGTATAGAACAATACAAACAGAAAGGTTCCTAATTATAGTATATtctaatagcgtattcgactggctgcttagatgtttttagacatcttaggctGCAGTCGAAtaaaagttgcagaatgggctcctatttcattacaaatgcgaaattcgaaaactagCGACAAatgagcgagttttcgaatgaGTGTAGAAATTCTacaagtattagacgatattttctctatttcagtcaagttttgtgaaacattgttgaaattcaatgagaaattcagattatacatcctagtgacttttgtattgcaaattcgatttgcatttttcacgtactcaGGGGCGGATTcaggcgatgtctgaggggggcatagaaagtcacggttcatatcgattagcaaaatagAGGTATTTTTTGTTGGTGGCTATCGAGacaagtgtttttttatagaaagatgtattttagtaaatcatatcatctTCTGTTTCCagaatttttgtagtacaaaaacaagttcaaacaattcaatgaatatatgtagatttatttcatgagaaaactcgggcacaagaaagtatgaggtatagaaaaaaattattatttttgcataaaaatcaagacttcaattaccacagttagaatgatccgattcagGTCGAATATACTCCGTTTTGTTCTAAAACTTGTTGCTATTTCGAAGGATTGTGTAttcctctctcatagaagcctctgttgaaacgaatttttcaccagcaaaattgtttgccATGGACAGCAAAAGATGGTAatcacagaatactaataataatggtaatcacttgggtccaggtccggactataaggtggacgCATAAGAACCTCTGGCGAATCACTATTGATGTGTTTGGCCTTACGTTGTCCtcatggaacacaattcctctcctattggttgcttctgggcgattgcttccttcagaaggtccaaatgatgacagtacagttccgagtcaatatttgtgccttaggggaACAACTTATGTAGATGATTCCCTGCCAACCCCAccaaatacacagcaaaaccATCCAGACCGTTTCCGACGGCTCAACGCTTTTTTACTaggaccgttttcgcttgacgttgtagTAAgtcatccacttttcatcaccagccaccaaccgTTTCCAAAATGGGgttattttgttgcgattcagcagcgattcgcagatggaaattcgatcCAAGAGGTTTTTTGCtgtaactcgtgtggtacccatacatctagcttctTCTCAAGaacagccttatgcaaatggttccaaccggttttccgattttttgtgcaatcttcaacTCTTGAGCAATGGAAACAGGACCCGAAAATGTTCATGATTTTGTccatattttcgacaattggtctCCAGCGCGTGATGCATCTTTAACATAGAatttaccggaacggaatcgacgaaaccaaaattgcgcataattggctattacagtatcaagaccataaacactattcaaattttcaggcgcttggctcgcattttcgcctttatcgaacaaaaactcaaatatagcgtattttttctttgttatagTGTCCATCTTTAACGCGCGCTCGAACTAAACTGAGTAAACTAATCACAAACTGTCGCAAAAGATTATGTAGTACGAAATATCATCTTCCTA includes:
- the LOC123678642 gene encoding uncharacterized protein LOC123678642, yielding MDWNSGGSEDPPVSPMFPPRSPMSPRTIGLLTPTSQKILNNLYSIGEESDGENFSVAELSLLSREVNKLVDSFHDDSEIIEEANFLSQSISQIMTQKANRSKPNKTKLQFKYNHTDLGPFMVIIESKSTRNIGNIHPMNLAKKLNTLNYKGIKNISKRGKNRISLEFDFPDKANNFLKENPFVNYPDIDVFIPARMVSSKGVIKYVGSEITKEDIINHAESKVKILDARQLNRRITTEGVVSYVPSNTWILTFQGKNLPDRIVLWGCMRHVTLYVGPVIQCYNCLRYGHTKVNCSNPVDSKRCRNCASNHNEGECPNPNNPKCVFCSGKHASTDRNCPEFLRQKKINNLIAVENISYFEAVKLIPKTYNVNLSTQDNYFPSQQLRSQLFPQLPSRATNTIEDSTIVSVHNRRTLLNSRSTSAPSYSAVLGKKRRKNSQSPGYDHDLHDSQLLNISLPLSPIVGNKQSTQSSYDFLSNKTPLDSNPSISDNEILSLISKRLMDNKSSELLNNIVELLKNIIPQSPETNNIPSTPSTSQCTLP